Proteins encoded by one window of Pseudomonas tructae:
- a CDS encoding uroporphyrinogen-III synthase: MSRWRLLLTRPAEECSALARALADQGVCSSSLPLLEIEPLTLLPEQMRQVQALDQYCAIIVVSKPAARLAVEQLKAHWPQPPEQAWFTVGAATAQILGDHGLNVSFPPQGDDSEALLQLSALTKALKRPQPRVLIIRGEGGRELLAERLAALGAQVDYLELYRRCLPHYPEATLARCIAGERLNGLVVSSGQGFEHLRQLAGEDWPRLAQLPLFVPSPRVAELARASGAQNVVDCRGASATALLATLQETPAPAP; encoded by the coding sequence GTGAGCCGCTGGCGCCTGCTGCTGACCCGGCCGGCAGAAGAGTGCAGCGCGCTGGCCCGCGCGCTTGCCGACCAAGGTGTGTGCAGCAGCAGCCTGCCGTTGCTGGAGATCGAACCGCTGACGCTGCTGCCAGAGCAAATGCGCCAGGTGCAAGCGCTCGATCAGTACTGCGCGATCATCGTCGTCAGCAAGCCGGCTGCACGCCTTGCCGTTGAACAGCTGAAGGCGCACTGGCCGCAGCCACCGGAGCAAGCCTGGTTTACCGTCGGCGCCGCCACCGCGCAGATTCTTGGCGACCATGGCCTCAACGTCAGTTTCCCTCCTCAAGGCGACGACAGCGAAGCGCTGCTGCAACTGTCGGCCTTGACCAAGGCGCTCAAGCGGCCGCAGCCACGGGTGCTGATCATCCGCGGCGAAGGCGGTCGCGAACTGCTCGCTGAGCGTCTGGCCGCATTGGGGGCGCAGGTCGATTACCTCGAGTTGTATCGCCGCTGCCTGCCGCATTACCCTGAGGCCACCCTGGCCCGGTGTATTGCCGGGGAACGCCTGAACGGCCTGGTGGTCAGCAGTGGGCAGGGTTTTGAACACCTGCGCCAACTGGCCGGTGAAGACTGGCCACGGCTGGCGCAACTGCCATTGTTCGTGCCCAGCCCGCGGGTGGCGGAACTTGCCCGCGCCAGTGGCGCACAGAATGTAGTGGATTGCCGTGGTGCCAGTGCCACGGCTTTGCTGGCAACATTGCAGGAAACTCCTGCACCAGCCCCCTAA
- the hemC gene encoding hydroxymethylbilane synthase: MSTREIRIATRKSALALWQAEYVKARLEQAHPGLVVTLVPMVSRGDKLLDSPLSKIGGKGLFVKELETALLENEADIAVHSMKDVPMDFPEGLGLFCICEREDPRDAFVSNTFKSLEALPAGSVVGTSSLRRQAQLLTRRPDLEIRFLRGNVNTRLAKLDAGEYDAIILAAAGLIRLGFEDRITASISVDDSLPAGGQGAVGIECRSADSQIHALLAPLHHTDTADRVTAERALNKHLNGGCQVPIACYAVLEGEQLWLRGLVGEPAGGKLLTAQARASRKDAEALGIQVAEDLLGQGAEDILKAVYGEAGHP, encoded by the coding sequence ATGTCCACTCGCGAAATCCGCATTGCCACCCGCAAAAGTGCCCTTGCCCTGTGGCAGGCCGAATACGTCAAAGCCCGTCTTGAACAGGCTCATCCTGGCCTGGTCGTGACCCTGGTGCCGATGGTCAGCCGTGGCGACAAGCTGCTCGACTCGCCGCTATCGAAAATCGGCGGCAAGGGCCTGTTCGTCAAGGAGCTGGAAACCGCGCTGCTGGAGAATGAAGCCGACATCGCCGTGCACTCGATGAAAGACGTGCCCATGGACTTCCCTGAAGGCCTGGGCCTGTTTTGTATCTGTGAGCGTGAAGATCCGCGCGACGCCTTTGTCTCCAACACCTTCAAAAGCCTCGAGGCACTGCCGGCCGGCAGCGTTGTCGGCACCTCCAGCCTACGCCGTCAGGCGCAATTGCTGACCCGCCGCCCGGACCTTGAAATCCGCTTTCTGCGTGGCAACGTCAACACCCGCCTGGCCAAGCTCGACGCCGGCGAGTACGACGCCATCATCCTTGCCGCCGCAGGCCTGATTCGCCTGGGTTTCGAAGACCGTATCACCGCAAGCATCAGCGTCGACGACAGCCTGCCTGCGGGCGGCCAGGGTGCGGTGGGTATCGAGTGCCGCAGTGCCGACAGCCAGATCCACGCGTTGCTGGCGCCACTGCATCACACTGACACAGCCGACCGGGTCACTGCCGAGCGTGCGCTGAACAAGCACCTCAATGGCGGCTGCCAGGTGCCGATTGCCTGCTACGCGGTGCTTGAAGGCGAGCAACTGTGGCTGCGCGGCCTGGTCGGCGAGCCGGCTGGCGGCAAGCTGCTCACCGCCCAGGCGCGCGCTTCGCGCAAGGATGCCGAAGCACTGGGCATCCAGGTCGCTGAAGACCTGCTCGGGCAAGGCGCCGAAGATATCCTCAAGGCAGTGTACGGCGAGGCCGGGCACCCGTGA
- a CDS encoding LytR/AlgR family response regulator transcription factor gives MNVLIVDDEPQARERLSRLLGELEGYTVLEPSATNGDEALALIDSLKPEVVLLDIRMPGLDGLQVAARLCEREAPPAVVFCTGDEEFTVESFKDSTLGYVLKPVQADTLREALRKAERPNRVQLAALTRPAAESGSGPRSHISARTRKGIELIPLDQVIYFIADHKYVTLRHEHGEVLLDEPLKALEDEFGERFVRIHRNALVARNRIERLQRTPLGHFQLFLKGLNGDALIVSRRHVAGVRKMMQQL, from the coding sequence ATGAATGTCCTGATCGTTGATGACGAACCCCAAGCCCGGGAACGCCTGAGCCGACTGCTCGGCGAACTGGAGGGCTATACCGTGCTGGAGCCCAGCGCCACCAATGGCGACGAGGCCCTGGCCCTGATTGACAGCCTCAAGCCTGAGGTGGTCCTGCTCGACATTCGCATGCCAGGGCTTGACGGCCTGCAGGTTGCTGCCCGGCTGTGCGAGCGCGAAGCACCGCCTGCGGTGGTGTTTTGCACCGGTGACGAGGAGTTCACCGTAGAGTCGTTCAAAGACAGCACCCTGGGCTATGTGCTCAAACCGGTGCAAGCCGACACCCTGCGCGAAGCCTTGCGCAAGGCCGAGCGCCCCAACCGCGTGCAACTGGCGGCGCTGACCCGTCCGGCGGCGGAAAGCGGCAGTGGCCCGCGCAGCCACATCAGTGCCCGTACCCGCAAGGGCATCGAGCTGATTCCCCTCGACCAGGTAATCTATTTCATCGCAGATCACAAATACGTGACCTTGCGCCATGAACATGGCGAAGTGCTGCTCGATGAGCCGCTCAAGGCCCTGGAAGACGAGTTTGGCGAGCGGTTCGTGCGCATTCACCGCAATGCCCTGGTCGCCCGCAACCGCATCGAACGCCTGCAGCGCACGCCACTGGGGCATTTTCAGCTGTTTCTCAAAGGCCTCAATGGCGATGCCCTGATCGTCAGCCGCCGGCATGTGGCGGGCGTGCGCAAAATGATGCAGCAACTGTAA
- the argH gene encoding argininosuccinate lyase: MSTDKTNQSWGGRFSEPVDAFVARFTASVNFDQRLYRHDIMGSIAHASMLAKVGVLTDAERDTIVDGLKTIQGEIEAGNFDWRIDLEDVHMNIEARLTDRIGITGKKLHTGRSRNDQVATDIRLWLRDEIDLILAEITRLQQGLLEQAEREAETVMPGFTHLQTAQPVTFGHHLLAWFEMLSRDYERLVDCRKRTNRMPLGSAALAGTTYPIDRELTCQLLGFEAVAGNSLDGVSDRDFAIEFCAAASVAMMHLSRFSEELVLWTSAQFQFIDLPDRFCTGSSIMPQKKNPDVPELVRGKTGRVFGALTGLLTLMKGQPLAYNKDNQEDKEPLFDAADTLRDSLRAFADMIPAIKPRHAIMREAALRGFSTATDLADYLVRRGLPFRDCHEIVGHAVKYGVDTGKDLAEMSLDELRQFSDQIEQDVFAVLTLEGSVNARDHIGGTAPAQVRAAVARGKALLAAR; this comes from the coding sequence ATGAGCACCGACAAGACCAATCAGTCCTGGGGCGGCCGCTTCAGTGAGCCCGTCGACGCCTTCGTCGCCCGTTTCACCGCCTCCGTCAATTTCGACCAGCGCCTGTACCGCCACGACATCATGGGTTCGATCGCCCACGCCAGCATGCTGGCCAAGGTCGGCGTACTTACTGACGCCGAGCGCGATACCATCGTCGATGGCCTGAAGACCATCCAGGGCGAAATCGAGGCCGGCAACTTCGACTGGCGCATCGACCTTGAAGACGTGCACATGAACATCGAGGCGCGCCTCACCGACCGCATCGGCATCACCGGCAAGAAGCTGCACACCGGCCGTAGCCGCAACGACCAGGTCGCTACCGACATCCGCCTGTGGTTGCGTGACGAGATCGACCTGATCCTCGCCGAAATCACCCGCCTGCAACAGGGCCTGCTGGAGCAGGCCGAGCGCGAAGCCGAGACCGTCATGCCTGGCTTCACCCACCTGCAGACCGCCCAGCCAGTGACCTTTGGTCATCACCTATTGGCCTGGTTCGAAATGCTCAGCCGCGACTACGAGCGCCTGGTCGACTGCCGCAAGCGCACCAACCGCATGCCCCTGGGCAGCGCCGCGCTGGCCGGCACCACCTACCCGATCGACCGCGAACTGACCTGCCAATTGCTGGGCTTTGAAGCCGTGGCCGGCAACTCGCTCGACGGCGTCTCCGATCGCGACTTCGCCATCGAGTTCTGCGCCGCCGCCAGCGTGGCGATGATGCACCTGTCGCGCTTCTCCGAAGAGCTGGTGCTGTGGACCAGCGCCCAGTTCCAGTTCATTGACCTGCCTGATCGTTTCTGCACCGGCAGCTCGATCATGCCGCAAAAGAAAAACCCGGACGTCCCCGAGCTGGTGCGTGGCAAGACCGGCCGCGTGTTTGGCGCCCTGACCGGCCTGCTGACCCTGATGAAAGGCCAGCCGCTGGCCTACAACAAGGACAACCAGGAAGACAAGGAGCCGCTGTTCGACGCCGCCGATACCCTGCGCGACTCGCTGCGTGCCTTTGCCGACATGATCCCGGCGATCAAGCCTCGCCACGCGATCATGCGCGAAGCGGCCCTGCGCGGCTTCAGCACCGCCACTGACCTGGCCGACTACCTGGTGCGCCGTGGCCTGCCATTTCGTGATTGCCACGAAATCGTCGGCCATGCGGTGAAGTACGGTGTCGATACCGGCAAGGACCTGGCCGAGATGAGCCTGGACGAACTGCGCCAGTTCAGCGACCAGATCGAACAGGACGTGTTCGCCGTGCTGACCCTCGAAGGCTCGGTCAACGCCCGTGATCACATCGGCGGTACTGCCCCGGCCCAGGTACGCGCAGCCGTAGCCCGCGGCAAGGCACTGCTCGCCGCGCGCTAG
- a CDS encoding glutathione S-transferase family protein, whose translation MFRLHGFSASNYYNMVKLALLEKRLPFEEVLLHGCQSPQVLALSPRGKVPVLEVEQGFISETDAILDYLEEVCPEIALLPTDPFHRAQVRALAKEIELYIELPARYCYVEVFFGGRPTPEALKAKARRDLDKGFVALAQRGRFMPYLAGERLTLADLYFLYSVDLACQVGKQLFDIDYLKPLPGARALLERLAENSNVQKVAADKKADIPAFMQRLRAAAQSEMAG comes from the coding sequence ATGTTCCGACTCCACGGATTCTCTGCAAGTAACTACTACAACATGGTCAAACTGGCGCTGCTGGAAAAGCGCTTGCCGTTCGAAGAGGTACTGCTACATGGCTGCCAGAGCCCCCAAGTGTTGGCGCTCAGTCCGCGTGGCAAGGTACCTGTGCTGGAGGTGGAGCAGGGCTTCATTAGCGAGACCGACGCCATTCTCGATTACCTCGAAGAGGTATGCCCTGAGATTGCGTTACTGCCGACCGACCCTTTCCATCGTGCGCAGGTGCGGGCGCTGGCCAAGGAAATCGAGCTGTACATCGAGCTACCCGCCCGATACTGCTATGTTGAAGTGTTCTTTGGCGGTCGGCCTACGCCCGAGGCGTTGAAGGCCAAGGCACGGCGTGACCTGGATAAGGGCTTTGTCGCCCTGGCCCAGCGTGGGCGCTTTATGCCTTACTTGGCTGGGGAGCGTCTTACCCTGGCTGATCTGTACTTTCTGTATAGCGTTGACCTGGCGTGTCAGGTAGGCAAGCAACTGTTTGATATTGATTACTTGAAGCCGCTGCCAGGTGCCCGAGCGTTGCTTGAGCGTCTGGCAGAAAATTCCAATGTGCAGAAGGTGGCGGCAGATAAGAAAGCCGACATCCCGGCTTTTATGCAGCGACTGCGGGCTGCCGCCCAGTCAGAAATGGCTGGGTAG
- a CDS encoding glutathione S-transferase family protein — MLKLHGFAVSNYYNMVKLALLEKGVPFEEVLFFGGQGPEALKVSPRGKVPVLETEHGFLSETSLILDYIEQTQAGKALLPEGVFAQAKVHELAKEIELYIELPARACYPQAFFGMPVDEAIKAKAKDELLAGIATLKRNGKFSPYVAGDSLTIADMLFCFSIDLAYAVGKKVLDIDVLEDFPQARELLERFKSNPNVQKIAADKEAQMPAFLEMVRSGKR; from the coding sequence ATGCTCAAGCTTCACGGATTTGCGGTCAGCAACTACTACAACATGGTCAAACTGGCGCTGCTGGAGAAGGGCGTGCCGTTTGAAGAGGTGCTGTTTTTCGGCGGCCAGGGCCCCGAAGCGCTGAAAGTCAGCCCACGCGGCAAGGTACCGGTGCTGGAGACCGAGCATGGTTTTCTTAGTGAAACCAGCCTGATTCTCGACTACATCGAGCAAACCCAGGCGGGCAAGGCACTGCTGCCGGAGGGGGTGTTTGCCCAGGCCAAGGTTCACGAGCTGGCCAAGGAGATCGAGCTGTACATCGAGCTGCCTGCCCGCGCCTGCTACCCGCAAGCGTTCTTCGGCATGCCGGTGGACGAAGCCATCAAGGCCAAGGCCAAGGATGAACTGCTGGCCGGGATCGCCACCCTCAAGCGCAATGGCAAATTCAGCCCTTATGTGGCCGGCGACAGCCTGACCATTGCCGATATGCTGTTCTGCTTCAGCATCGACCTGGCTTATGCCGTGGGCAAGAAAGTACTGGATATCGATGTACTGGAAGACTTCCCGCAAGCGCGTGAGCTGCTGGAGCGCTTCAAGAGCAATCCGAACGTGCAGAAGATTGCAGCTGACAAGGAGGCGCAGATGCCTGCCTTTCTGGAGATGGTGCGCTCGGGCAAGCGCTGA
- a CDS encoding TIGR02647 family protein produces MSFTPELIAELEVLALFNLDSSQEGIKVHNTASKEVIAAAQRLYAKKLTDQPDGGYLTQLGHDAAENVQQLLTILKVAQPA; encoded by the coding sequence ATGTCGTTTACCCCCGAACTGATTGCCGAGCTGGAAGTCCTTGCCTTGTTCAACCTGGATAGCAGCCAGGAAGGCATCAAGGTGCACAACACTGCCTCCAAGGAGGTTATCGCTGCCGCGCAGCGCCTGTACGCTAAAAAGCTGACCGACCAGCCCGATGGCGGCTACCTGACCCAACTGGGACATGATGCCGCCGAAAACGTGCAGCAGCTGCTGACCATCCTGAAAGTCGCTCAACCTGCCTGA
- a CDS encoding class I adenylate cyclase: MNHPHEIRPDLDQGIDRKVLSQLRQRFLTLNQGRLGRAMDGLSSRQQQVMALLPLFFHVNHPLLPGYVSGNTPAGVANFEPDSHVLAEAQRLTRSFAYKARRGNPPQPIHGLYLMGSLGTLAQAEQSDMDVWVCHAADLSESELAELRKKCLLLEAWAASQGAEAHLFLIEPQSFVQGERDGQLSSDDCGTTQHYLLLDEFYRTAIWLAGRTPLWWLVPVYEEPRYREYTQTLLSKRFVRGEDNLDLGHLAHIPPGEFVGAGLWQLYKGIESPYKSVLKLLLTEVYASEHPQVQCLSLQFKQAVFANRLDLNELDPYMMVYRRIEQYLQGRGEHQRLELVRRSLYLKVNKKLSGLARQRSSSWQRDLLQRLSREWGWDERQLALLDSRSQWKVRQVALERRELVAELNYSYRFLCQFARSQNATSRIDQRDLSVLGRRLYAAFERRAGKVEFINPGIAPDLAEDTLTLVQSPNRKDPGQTHWGLYNGNLGAHEWEHFAPIKRCRELLELLTWAHRNGVIDSSTRLALHPGSSDLSEYELFNLLGSLQQSVALPLSVVSEQRLLQPSVADEALLLVNVGVDPLQHHRDLNILMTTERTDSLSYAGVRENLVLTLDQVTLNSWNEVQVHRYDGEHALLRCLRDYLNSHGTGHTPRLRVRCFCHNRAQAIAVRVEEVFATTQALLAQNLNHRYLLQVEQHTHVLELQAGAVNLVTLDDQEAMLRYLGEERSDYSPLHLDANALQELDLAQVLPLGQPQCIQLFYRMQDAWADVYVLDEHNAFWQQRLPFHDESSLLLPLQRFLQSMVFRREARLPLDSLQAQGSLDILYYQLLPSGPGKVRQVETRQVEVRAIDRPYYEVQAILQAGASDDVQVTLYCNQREFSQLEHGDQLYAVVAREIIEQRREAERYRCYITDLDLSGLLADGLGSSILYLRYKGELERALNEALAQV, from the coding sequence ATGAACCACCCCCACGAAATTCGTCCCGACCTCGACCAGGGCATTGACCGCAAAGTGCTCAGCCAGCTGCGCCAACGTTTCCTGACACTCAACCAGGGGCGCCTGGGGCGCGCCATGGACGGGCTATCAAGCCGTCAACAGCAAGTGATGGCCTTGCTGCCGCTGTTTTTCCACGTCAATCATCCGCTGCTGCCCGGCTATGTCTCCGGCAATACACCAGCGGGCGTAGCTAATTTCGAGCCCGATAGCCACGTGCTGGCCGAAGCCCAGCGCCTGACCCGTTCGTTTGCCTACAAAGCCCGGCGTGGCAACCCACCGCAGCCGATTCACGGCCTGTACCTGATGGGTAGCCTCGGCACCCTGGCCCAGGCCGAGCAAAGCGATATGGATGTCTGGGTCTGCCACGCCGCGGACCTGAGCGAAAGTGAACTGGCAGAGCTGCGCAAGAAATGCCTGCTGCTGGAAGCCTGGGCCGCCAGCCAGGGCGCCGAAGCTCATCTGTTTCTGATCGAACCACAAAGCTTCGTGCAGGGTGAACGCGACGGCCAGCTCAGCTCCGATGACTGCGGCACCACTCAGCACTACTTGCTGCTCGATGAGTTCTACCGCACCGCCATCTGGCTGGCCGGGCGCACACCCCTGTGGTGGCTGGTGCCGGTGTACGAAGAGCCCCGGTACCGGGAATACACCCAAACGCTGCTGTCCAAGCGTTTCGTGCGCGGCGAAGACAACCTCGACCTTGGCCACCTGGCGCATATCCCCCCTGGCGAGTTTGTCGGCGCCGGGCTCTGGCAGTTGTACAAGGGCATCGAGTCACCCTACAAGTCGGTGCTCAAGCTACTGCTGACCGAGGTCTATGCCAGTGAACACCCGCAGGTGCAGTGCCTGAGCCTGCAGTTCAAGCAGGCGGTGTTTGCCAACCGCCTGGACCTTAACGAGCTCGATCCTTACATGATGGTCTATCGGCGTATCGAGCAGTACCTGCAAGGCCGTGGCGAACACCAGCGGCTGGAGTTGGTGCGGCGCAGCCTATACCTGAAAGTGAACAAAAAGCTCAGCGGCCTGGCCCGCCAGCGCAGCAGCAGTTGGCAACGCGACCTGCTGCAGCGCCTGAGCCGGGAGTGGGGCTGGGACGAGCGCCAACTGGCGCTGCTCGACAGCCGCAGTCAGTGGAAGGTCCGCCAGGTCGCGCTTGAGCGCCGCGAGCTGGTAGCGGAGCTGAACTACAGTTACCGCTTCCTCTGCCAGTTTGCCCGCAGCCAGAACGCCACCAGCCGCATCGACCAACGCGACCTCAGCGTGCTTGGCCGACGCCTGTACGCCGCCTTCGAACGACGCGCCGGCAAGGTCGAGTTCATCAATCCGGGGATTGCCCCGGATCTGGCCGAAGACACCCTGACCCTGGTCCAGTCGCCTAACCGCAAGGATCCCGGGCAAACCCACTGGGGCCTGTACAACGGTAACCTGGGAGCGCACGAGTGGGAGCATTTCGCCCCGATCAAGCGCTGCCGGGAACTGCTCGAACTGCTGACCTGGGCCCACCGCAATGGCGTGATCGACAGCAGCACGCGCCTGGCCCTGCATCCGGGCAGCAGCGACTTGAGCGAGTACGAACTGTTCAACCTGCTTGGCAGCCTGCAACAGAGCGTTGCCCTGCCCTTGTCGGTGGTCAGCGAACAGCGCCTGCTGCAGCCGAGCGTGGCAGACGAGGCCCTGTTGCTGGTCAATGTCGGCGTCGACCCGCTGCAACACCATCGCGACCTGAACATCCTGATGACCACCGAGCGCACCGACTCCCTGAGCTATGCCGGGGTGCGGGAAAACCTGGTATTGACTCTCGACCAGGTCACGCTCAATAGCTGGAACGAGGTCCAGGTGCATCGCTACGATGGCGAACATGCCCTGCTGCGCTGCCTGCGCGATTACCTCAATAGCCACGGCACTGGCCACACGCCCAGGCTGCGGGTGCGCTGCTTCTGCCACAACCGTGCCCAGGCCATCGCCGTGCGGGTCGAAGAGGTGTTCGCTACCACCCAGGCGCTGCTGGCGCAGAACCTCAACCACCGTTACTTGTTGCAGGTTGAGCAACACACCCATGTGCTGGAACTGCAGGCCGGCGCCGTGAACCTGGTTACCCTCGACGATCAGGAAGCGATGCTGCGCTACCTCGGTGAAGAACGCAGCGATTACAGCCCTCTGCACCTGGACGCCAACGCCCTGCAGGAGCTGGACCTGGCCCAGGTACTGCCCCTGGGCCAACCGCAATGCATCCAGCTGTTCTATCGAATGCAGGACGCCTGGGCGGACGTTTACGTGCTGGATGAGCACAACGCGTTCTGGCAACAACGCCTGCCGTTCCACGACGAAAGCAGCCTGTTGCTGCCGTTGCAGCGCTTTTTGCAATCGATGGTGTTTCGCCGCGAAGCGCGCCTGCCGCTGGACAGCCTGCAGGCCCAGGGATCACTGGATATTCTTTATTACCAATTGTTGCCCTCAGGCCCTGGCAAGGTCCGTCAGGTGGAAACCCGCCAGGTCGAGGTCAGGGCCATCGACCGACCGTACTACGAAGTGCAGGCGATTTTGCAGGCAGGCGCCAGCGACGACGTACAAGTGACGCTGTACTGCAATCAGCGCGAGTTTTCCCAGCTTGAGCATGGCGACCAGCTGTATGCGGTGGTCGCCCGCGAGATCATCGAGCAGCGCCGTGAGGCCGAACGCTACCGCTGCTACATCACCGACCTGGACCTGTCCGGCCTGCTGGCCGACGGCCTGGGCTCGAGCATCCTCTACCTGCGTTACAAGGGCGAACTGGAGCGGGCGCTCAACGAGGCCCTGGCGCAGGTTTGA
- the rnk gene encoding nucleoside diphosphate kinase regulator, which translates to MSTKPSIIVTRLDVQRLERLIDSLDEKTQDSPGVLALQDELDRAEQVSHEEVPAGVVTMNSRVHCREEASGKDYHLTLVYPKDANADAGKISILAPIGSALLGLSVGEQIDWPAPGGKTLKLKLLEVEYQPEAAGDFDL; encoded by the coding sequence ATGAGCACCAAGCCTTCCATTATCGTCACCCGATTGGACGTACAACGTCTGGAGCGGCTGATCGACAGCCTCGACGAGAAGACGCAGGATTCGCCGGGTGTGCTCGCCCTGCAGGACGAGCTGGACCGCGCCGAACAGGTCAGTCACGAGGAAGTTCCGGCCGGTGTCGTGACCATGAACTCCCGGGTTCATTGCCGCGAAGAAGCCAGTGGCAAGGACTACCACCTGACCCTGGTCTATCCCAAAGATGCCAACGCTGATGCAGGCAAGATCTCCATCCTTGCGCCGATCGGCAGCGCGCTGCTGGGCCTTTCGGTAGGCGAGCAGATCGACTGGCCGGCCCCGGGCGGCAAGACCCTCAAGCTGAAACTGCTCGAAGTCGAATACCAGCCGGAAGCGGCAGGCGACTTCGACCTCTGA
- a CDS encoding DUF1289 domain-containing protein, translating into MSSPAKPAKPLYSNVSPAVPSPCISTCRLDEHKVCIGCYRHVEDIRQWRAADDEQRRQICREALARRQLAGLA; encoded by the coding sequence ATGAGCAGCCCAGCCAAGCCGGCCAAGCCGCTCTACAGCAATGTCAGCCCGGCAGTGCCGTCGCCCTGCATCAGCACCTGCCGGCTGGATGAGCACAAGGTCTGCATTGGCTGTTACCGCCATGTCGAGGACATTCGCCAGTGGCGCGCGGCTGACGATGAGCAGCGCCGGCAGATCTGCCGCGAGGCGCTGGCGCGACGACAGCTGGCCGGGTTGGCATAG
- the cyaY gene encoding iron donor protein CyaY, translated as MSLTEARFHDLVDATQQALEDLFDETDLDLDMENSAGVLTIKFDNGSQLIFSRQEPLRQLWLADKSGGFHFDYDEQNGKWTCEKTEELLGEMLERIVWERVGEKLDFDEI; from the coding sequence ATGAGTTTGACCGAAGCGCGTTTTCACGACCTGGTCGACGCGACCCAACAGGCCCTGGAAGACCTGTTCGACGAGACTGACCTGGACCTGGACATGGAGAACTCGGCAGGGGTCCTGACCATCAAGTTCGACAACGGCAGCCAGCTGATCTTCAGCCGTCAGGAGCCGCTGCGTCAGCTGTGGCTGGCCGACAAGTCCGGTGGCTTTCACTTCGACTACGACGAGCAGAACGGCAAGTGGACCTGCGAAAAAACCGAAGAACTGCTGGGTGAGATGCTCGAGCGCATCGTCTGGGAGCGGGTCGGTGAAAAGCTCGATTTCGACGAAATCTGA
- the lysA gene encoding diaminopimelate decarboxylase yields the protein MDAFNYRDGELFAEGVALSAIAERFGTPTYVYSRAHIEAQYRSYADALEGVSHLVCFAVKANSNLGVLNLLARLGAGFDIVSGGELERVLAAGGRADRVVFSGVGKTREDMRRALEVGVHCFNVESTDELERLQVVAAEMGVRAPVSLRVNPDVDAGTHPYISTGLKENKFGIAIADAEEVYIRAAQLPNLEVVGVDCHIGSQLTTLDPFLDALDRLLALVDRLGDCGILLRHLDLGGGVGVRYRDEEPPLAADYIKAIRERVGDRDLALVFEPGRYIVANAGVLLTQVEYLKHTEYKDFAIVDAAMNDLIRPALYQAWMNVTAVQPRAGEGRTYDIVGPICETGDFLAKERTLNLAEGDLLAVHSAGAYGFVMSSNYNTRGRCAEVLVDGDQAFEVRRRETVAELFAGESLLPE from the coding sequence ATGGACGCTTTCAACTACCGCGACGGCGAGCTGTTCGCGGAAGGCGTGGCCCTGTCGGCCATCGCCGAACGTTTCGGCACGCCGACCTACGTTTACTCGCGCGCCCACATCGAGGCCCAGTACCGCAGCTATGCCGATGCCCTGGAGGGTGTTTCGCACCTGGTGTGCTTCGCCGTCAAGGCCAACTCCAACCTCGGTGTGCTGAACCTGCTGGCCCGCTTGGGCGCAGGTTTCGACATCGTCTCCGGCGGTGAGCTGGAGCGTGTGCTGGCCGCGGGTGGACGCGCCGACCGCGTGGTGTTCTCTGGCGTCGGCAAGACCCGCGAAGACATGCGCCGCGCCCTGGAAGTCGGCGTGCACTGCTTCAACGTCGAATCCACTGACGAGCTCGAACGCCTGCAGGTCGTGGCTGCCGAAATGGGCGTTCGCGCGCCGGTTTCGCTGCGGGTCAACCCGGATGTCGATGCCGGTACCCACCCGTATATCTCCACGGGCCTGAAAGAAAACAAGTTCGGTATCGCCATCGCCGATGCCGAAGAGGTGTACATCCGCGCCGCGCAGTTGCCGAACCTGGAAGTGGTCGGTGTCGACTGCCATATCGGCTCGCAACTGACCACCCTGGACCCCTTCCTCGATGCCCTCGACCGCCTGCTGGCGCTGGTCGACCGCCTCGGCGACTGCGGCATCCTCCTGCGCCACCTGGACCTGGGTGGCGGCGTCGGCGTGCGCTATCGCGACGAAGAGCCGCCGCTGGCTGCCGACTACATCAAAGCCATCCGCGAGCGCGTCGGTGATCGCGACCTGGCCCTGGTGTTCGAGCCGGGCCGCTACATCGTTGCCAACGCCGGCGTGCTGCTGACCCAGGTCGAGTACCTCAAGCACACCGAGTACAAGGACTTCGCCATCGTCGATGCGGCGATGAACGACCTGATCCGCCCGGCCCTGTACCAGGCCTGGATGAACGTCACCGCGGTACAGCCGCGTGCCGGTGAAGGCCGTACCTACGACATCGTCGGGCCGATCTGCGAAACCGGCGACTTCCTCGCCAAGGAGCGGACCCTGAACCTGGCCGAAGGCGACTTGTTGGCGGTGCATTCCGCGGGCGCCTATGGTTTTGTCATGAGTTCGAACTACAACACCCGTGGTCGTTGTGCCGAAGTACTGGTCGATGGTGACCAGGCCTTCGAAGTGCGTCGTCGCGAAACCGTGGCCGAGTTGTTCGCCGGCGAAAGCCTGCTGCCGGAGTAA